A window from Hemicordylus capensis ecotype Gifberg chromosome 2, rHemCap1.1.pri, whole genome shotgun sequence encodes these proteins:
- the LOC128347480 gene encoding zinc finger protein 883-like isoform X2, translated as MTFEELVVHFTEGELLYPDPRALHEEVTVESFGNMASLGDRKDHEDNMRPFGLFLEATNDEAAEKSSGKQNGSTRREINQRDFHEIPGQHAYYKGGGRNKSRVSTETSHKPSFKINHRIHTAEKTDRCLTYGKGIIQNTQSPLHQRAQRAENAGSQGGSKAQDVNQTKNKRNTSDACQDGNLHVIPTEEEKTDGKRRSKCQICGNTFSHKSSLKRHQNIHTRERPYKCEDCGDSFNQEADLVRHQTVHTGKNPYKCLECGKSFSRTGKLIVHQRTHTGEKPYECLECGKSFHVKSSLTKHQKIHTGEKPYECLECGKSFRTSEKRTVHQRTHTGEKPYICLECGKSYHEKSALIKHQRIHAGEKPYQCLECGKSFRTSEKRTVHQRTHTGEKPYICLECGKSFCVSSGLKSHTKIHTGEKSYKCLECGKSFSHSTSLTSHQKIHTGEKSYNCLECGKTFSHSSSLTSHQKIHTGEKSYNCLECGKTFSHSSSLTSHQRIHTGEKPYKCLECGKRFSQGSHLISHKRIHTGDKPYKCLECGKSFTQSSHLKEHKKKHTGEKPYKCSDCGKCFRLSTCLTLHLRTHTGEKPYKCFECGKSFSQSSALSTHERLHTGMKPYKCFECGKSFNCSSDLVTHHGIHTGEKRYKCLECGKSFSHNRSLISHRSETIEMLVVWKMLTLW; from the exons ATGACCTTTGAGGAGCTGGTGGTGCATTTCACTGAGGGGGAATTGCTGTATCCAGACCCAAGAGCTCTGCACGAGGAAGTGACGGTAGAGAGTTTCGGCAACATGGCCTCCCTGG GTGATAGAAAGGACCATGAGGACAATATGAGACCGTTTGGGCTATTTTTGGAAGCGACCAATGATGAAGCAGCAGAAAAGTCCTCTGGGAAACAAAATGGATCAACGAGGCGGGAGATAAACCAAAGGGACTTCCATGAAATTCCAGGCCAGCACGCATATTACAAAGGTGGTGGAAGAAATAAGTCCCGTGTTTCTACAGAGACCAGCCATAAACCAAGCTTTAAAATAAATCACCGAATTCACACAGCAGAGAAAACAGACAGATGCTTGACATATGGAAAGGGCATCATTCAAAACACACAGTCCCCCTTGCATCAAAGAGCTCAGAGAGCAGAGAATGCTGGGAGTCAGGGTGGATCAAAGGCACAGGATGTTAACCAAACAAAGAATAAGAGGAACACATCTGATGCTTGTCAGGATGGGAACTTGCATGTCATTcccactgaagaagaaaaaacagatgGAAAGAGGAGGAGTAAGTGCCAAATATGTGGAAATACCTTCAGTCATAAATCAAGCCTTAAGAGACATCAAAATATCCACACAAGAGAGAGACCATACAAATGCGAAGATTGTGGTGACAGCTTTAATCAAGAAGCAGACCTTGTTAGACATCAAACTGTTCACACTGGAAAGAACCCATATaagtgcttggaatgtggaaagagcttcagccgtaCTGGAAAACTAATtgtacatcaaagaacccacacaggagagaaaccatatgaatgcttggaatgtggcaaGAGCTTCCATGTGAAATCATCTCTTACTAAGCATCAgaaaattcacacaggagagaaaccatatgaatgcttggaatgtggaaagagcttccgaaCAAGTGAAAAACgtactgtgcatcaaagaactcacactggagaaaaaccatatatatgcttggaatgtggaaagagctacCATGAGAAATCAGCTCTTATTAAGCATCAGAGAATTCatgcaggagagaaaccatatcaatgcttggaatgtggaaagagcttcagaacaAGTGAAAAACgtactgtgcatcaaagaactcacactggagaaaaaccatatatatgcttggagtgCGGGAAAAGTTTTTGTGTGAGTTCAGGCCTTAAGTCACATACAAagatccacacaggggaaaaatcatataaatgcttggaatgtggaaagagcttcagtcacagcaCAAGCCTCACTTCACACCAAAAAATCCACACAGGCGAAAAATCATATAactgcctggaatgtggaaagacaTTCAGTCACAGCTCAAGCCTCACTTCACACCAAAAAATCCACACAGGCGAAAAATCATATAactgcctggaatgtggaaagactTTCAGTCACAGCTCAAGCCTCACttcacaccaaagaatccacacaggggagaagccatataaatgcttggaatgtggaaagagattTAGTCAGGGTTCACATCTGATTTCACATAAAAGGATACACACAGGTGATAAACCATATaagtgtttggagtgtggaaaaagcttcacccAGAGCTCACATCTTAAGGAGCATAAGAAaaagcatactggggagaaaccgtaTAAATGCTCAGATTGTGGAAAGTGTTTCCGTTTGAGCACATGTCTTACTTTACATCTAAgaactcacactggagagaaaccatataaatgctttgagtgtggcaagagtttcagtcagagctcaGCCCTTTCTACACATGAAAGACTCCACACAGGgatgaaaccatataaatgctttgagtgtggcaaGAGCTTTAATTGTAGCTCAGACCTTGTGACACATCACGgtatccacacaggagagaaacgatataaatgcttggagtgtgggaaaagcttcagtcacAATAGGAGCCTGATTTCACACCGGAGTGAAACCATagaaatgcttgtagtgtggaaaatGCTTACACTATGGTAA
- the LOC128347480 gene encoding zinc finger protein 883-like isoform X1, with amino-acid sequence MTFEELVVHFTEGELLYPDPRALHEEVTVESFGNMASLAGDRKDHEDNMRPFGLFLEATNDEAAEKSSGKQNGSTRREINQRDFHEIPGQHAYYKGGGRNKSRVSTETSHKPSFKINHRIHTAEKTDRCLTYGKGIIQNTQSPLHQRAQRAENAGSQGGSKAQDVNQTKNKRNTSDACQDGNLHVIPTEEEKTDGKRRSKCQICGNTFSHKSSLKRHQNIHTRERPYKCEDCGDSFNQEADLVRHQTVHTGKNPYKCLECGKSFSRTGKLIVHQRTHTGEKPYECLECGKSFHVKSSLTKHQKIHTGEKPYECLECGKSFRTSEKRTVHQRTHTGEKPYICLECGKSYHEKSALIKHQRIHAGEKPYQCLECGKSFRTSEKRTVHQRTHTGEKPYICLECGKSFCVSSGLKSHTKIHTGEKSYKCLECGKSFSHSTSLTSHQKIHTGEKSYNCLECGKTFSHSSSLTSHQKIHTGEKSYNCLECGKTFSHSSSLTSHQRIHTGEKPYKCLECGKRFSQGSHLISHKRIHTGDKPYKCLECGKSFTQSSHLKEHKKKHTGEKPYKCSDCGKCFRLSTCLTLHLRTHTGEKPYKCFECGKSFSQSSALSTHERLHTGMKPYKCFECGKSFNCSSDLVTHHGIHTGEKRYKCLECGKSFSHNRSLISHRSETIEMLVVWKMLTLW; translated from the exons ATGACCTTTGAGGAGCTGGTGGTGCATTTCACTGAGGGGGAATTGCTGTATCCAGACCCAAGAGCTCTGCACGAGGAAGTGACGGTAGAGAGTTTCGGCAACATGGCCTCCCTGG cAGGTGATAGAAAGGACCATGAGGACAATATGAGACCGTTTGGGCTATTTTTGGAAGCGACCAATGATGAAGCAGCAGAAAAGTCCTCTGGGAAACAAAATGGATCAACGAGGCGGGAGATAAACCAAAGGGACTTCCATGAAATTCCAGGCCAGCACGCATATTACAAAGGTGGTGGAAGAAATAAGTCCCGTGTTTCTACAGAGACCAGCCATAAACCAAGCTTTAAAATAAATCACCGAATTCACACAGCAGAGAAAACAGACAGATGCTTGACATATGGAAAGGGCATCATTCAAAACACACAGTCCCCCTTGCATCAAAGAGCTCAGAGAGCAGAGAATGCTGGGAGTCAGGGTGGATCAAAGGCACAGGATGTTAACCAAACAAAGAATAAGAGGAACACATCTGATGCTTGTCAGGATGGGAACTTGCATGTCATTcccactgaagaagaaaaaacagatgGAAAGAGGAGGAGTAAGTGCCAAATATGTGGAAATACCTTCAGTCATAAATCAAGCCTTAAGAGACATCAAAATATCCACACAAGAGAGAGACCATACAAATGCGAAGATTGTGGTGACAGCTTTAATCAAGAAGCAGACCTTGTTAGACATCAAACTGTTCACACTGGAAAGAACCCATATaagtgcttggaatgtggaaagagcttcagccgtaCTGGAAAACTAATtgtacatcaaagaacccacacaggagagaaaccatatgaatgcttggaatgtggcaaGAGCTTCCATGTGAAATCATCTCTTACTAAGCATCAgaaaattcacacaggagagaaaccatatgaatgcttggaatgtggaaagagcttccgaaCAAGTGAAAAACgtactgtgcatcaaagaactcacactggagaaaaaccatatatatgcttggaatgtggaaagagctacCATGAGAAATCAGCTCTTATTAAGCATCAGAGAATTCatgcaggagagaaaccatatcaatgcttggaatgtggaaagagcttcagaacaAGTGAAAAACgtactgtgcatcaaagaactcacactggagaaaaaccatatatatgcttggagtgCGGGAAAAGTTTTTGTGTGAGTTCAGGCCTTAAGTCACATACAAagatccacacaggggaaaaatcatataaatgcttggaatgtggaaagagcttcagtcacagcaCAAGCCTCACTTCACACCAAAAAATCCACACAGGCGAAAAATCATATAactgcctggaatgtggaaagacaTTCAGTCACAGCTCAAGCCTCACTTCACACCAAAAAATCCACACAGGCGAAAAATCATATAactgcctggaatgtggaaagactTTCAGTCACAGCTCAAGCCTCACttcacaccaaagaatccacacaggggagaagccatataaatgcttggaatgtggaaagagattTAGTCAGGGTTCACATCTGATTTCACATAAAAGGATACACACAGGTGATAAACCATATaagtgtttggagtgtggaaaaagcttcacccAGAGCTCACATCTTAAGGAGCATAAGAAaaagcatactggggagaaaccgtaTAAATGCTCAGATTGTGGAAAGTGTTTCCGTTTGAGCACATGTCTTACTTTACATCTAAgaactcacactggagagaaaccatataaatgctttgagtgtggcaagagtttcagtcagagctcaGCCCTTTCTACACATGAAAGACTCCACACAGGgatgaaaccatataaatgctttgagtgtggcaaGAGCTTTAATTGTAGCTCAGACCTTGTGACACATCACGgtatccacacaggagagaaacgatataaatgcttggagtgtgggaaaagcttcagtcacAATAGGAGCCTGATTTCACACCGGAGTGAAACCATagaaatgcttgtagtgtggaaaatGCTTACACTATGGTAA
- the LOC128347480 gene encoding zinc finger protein 883-like isoform X3 yields the protein MRPFGLFLEATNDEAAEKSSGKQNGSTRREINQRDFHEIPGQHAYYKGGGRNKSRVSTETSHKPSFKINHRIHTAEKTDRCLTYGKGIIQNTQSPLHQRAQRAENAGSQGGSKAQDVNQTKNKRNTSDACQDGNLHVIPTEEEKTDGKRRSKCQICGNTFSHKSSLKRHQNIHTRERPYKCEDCGDSFNQEADLVRHQTVHTGKNPYKCLECGKSFSRTGKLIVHQRTHTGEKPYECLECGKSFHVKSSLTKHQKIHTGEKPYECLECGKSFRTSEKRTVHQRTHTGEKPYICLECGKSYHEKSALIKHQRIHAGEKPYQCLECGKSFRTSEKRTVHQRTHTGEKPYICLECGKSFCVSSGLKSHTKIHTGEKSYKCLECGKSFSHSTSLTSHQKIHTGEKSYNCLECGKTFSHSSSLTSHQKIHTGEKSYNCLECGKTFSHSSSLTSHQRIHTGEKPYKCLECGKRFSQGSHLISHKRIHTGDKPYKCLECGKSFTQSSHLKEHKKKHTGEKPYKCSDCGKCFRLSTCLTLHLRTHTGEKPYKCFECGKSFSQSSALSTHERLHTGMKPYKCFECGKSFNCSSDLVTHHGIHTGEKRYKCLECGKSFSHNRSLISHRSETIEMLVVWKMLTLW from the coding sequence ATGAGACCGTTTGGGCTATTTTTGGAAGCGACCAATGATGAAGCAGCAGAAAAGTCCTCTGGGAAACAAAATGGATCAACGAGGCGGGAGATAAACCAAAGGGACTTCCATGAAATTCCAGGCCAGCACGCATATTACAAAGGTGGTGGAAGAAATAAGTCCCGTGTTTCTACAGAGACCAGCCATAAACCAAGCTTTAAAATAAATCACCGAATTCACACAGCAGAGAAAACAGACAGATGCTTGACATATGGAAAGGGCATCATTCAAAACACACAGTCCCCCTTGCATCAAAGAGCTCAGAGAGCAGAGAATGCTGGGAGTCAGGGTGGATCAAAGGCACAGGATGTTAACCAAACAAAGAATAAGAGGAACACATCTGATGCTTGTCAGGATGGGAACTTGCATGTCATTcccactgaagaagaaaaaacagatgGAAAGAGGAGGAGTAAGTGCCAAATATGTGGAAATACCTTCAGTCATAAATCAAGCCTTAAGAGACATCAAAATATCCACACAAGAGAGAGACCATACAAATGCGAAGATTGTGGTGACAGCTTTAATCAAGAAGCAGACCTTGTTAGACATCAAACTGTTCACACTGGAAAGAACCCATATaagtgcttggaatgtggaaagagcttcagccgtaCTGGAAAACTAATtgtacatcaaagaacccacacaggagagaaaccatatgaatgcttggaatgtggcaaGAGCTTCCATGTGAAATCATCTCTTACTAAGCATCAgaaaattcacacaggagagaaaccatatgaatgcttggaatgtggaaagagcttccgaaCAAGTGAAAAACgtactgtgcatcaaagaactcacactggagaaaaaccatatatatgcttggaatgtggaaagagctacCATGAGAAATCAGCTCTTATTAAGCATCAGAGAATTCatgcaggagagaaaccatatcaatgcttggaatgtggaaagagcttcagaacaAGTGAAAAACgtactgtgcatcaaagaactcacactggagaaaaaccatatatatgcttggagtgCGGGAAAAGTTTTTGTGTGAGTTCAGGCCTTAAGTCACATACAAagatccacacaggggaaaaatcatataaatgcttggaatgtggaaagagcttcagtcacagcaCAAGCCTCACTTCACACCAAAAAATCCACACAGGCGAAAAATCATATAactgcctggaatgtggaaagacaTTCAGTCACAGCTCAAGCCTCACTTCACACCAAAAAATCCACACAGGCGAAAAATCATATAactgcctggaatgtggaaagactTTCAGTCACAGCTCAAGCCTCACttcacaccaaagaatccacacaggggagaagccatataaatgcttggaatgtggaaagagattTAGTCAGGGTTCACATCTGATTTCACATAAAAGGATACACACAGGTGATAAACCATATaagtgtttggagtgtggaaaaagcttcacccAGAGCTCACATCTTAAGGAGCATAAGAAaaagcatactggggagaaaccgtaTAAATGCTCAGATTGTGGAAAGTGTTTCCGTTTGAGCACATGTCTTACTTTACATCTAAgaactcacactggagagaaaccatataaatgctttgagtgtggcaagagtttcagtcagagctcaGCCCTTTCTACACATGAAAGACTCCACACAGGgatgaaaccatataaatgctttgagtgtggcaaGAGCTTTAATTGTAGCTCAGACCTTGTGACACATCACGgtatccacacaggagagaaacgatataaatgcttggagtgtgggaaaagcttcagtcacAATAGGAGCCTGATTTCACACCGGAGTGAAACCATagaaatgcttgtagtgtggaaaatGCTTACACTATGGTAA